The nucleotide sequence CGGCCAGGGGCCAGGTCACCCGGACGACACGCGGCGGCAGGGCCGGTCGCTTGCGGACAAGGCCCACGGCCAGGGCCAGGGCCGTGGCCGTGTAGACCGAGGCGCCCCAGAAAAGCGGTGAGGACTCGGCCAGGCCCAGCTTGTCGATGTTGGCGCCGATGCTCCAGATCACGGCCACGGCCAGCATCAGCCGCGAGCCGGCGTTGGTCACGAGGGCCCGGATCGGGCCGAGCAGCCCGTAGCGGCGCTCCCGCAGGTTCAGGACATACGCCCCGCCGACGACCAGGGCGATGCCGCAAAGGCCCCCGGGCTCCGGGAACTCGCCCACGGTCAGCGGCGAGGTGACGAGGAGAAACAGCGGCGTGAAGGCCAGCATGGGCAAGGTCAGGGACAGGTCGCCGGCCTTGAGGGCCAGGCCGTACAGCCAATAGGTGACCCCGCCGAGGACCCCGCCCAGAAGCAGCAGCGGCCAGTAGCCGCCGCGCAGGCTCACCGGGGGGCCGGCGGCCACGGCCAGCCACAGGCAGACCGAGGCGGCCAGGCAATAGCCCAGCATGCCCGTGGCCGCGTCCATGGCATTGAGGGACCGCTTGAGGAAGGTATCCTTGACCGCCTGGGTCAGCGCCGTGACGCAGGAAAGCACAAACCAGTTCATGAGGGCCGCCACCCTAGCCGGCAACGCCGTCCCCGGCAAGCCGCTTCACGGCACGACTGGCGCGGCGGGCCGGGCCGTGCTATT is from Solidesulfovibrio sp. and encodes:
- a CDS encoding DMT family transporter — encoded protein: MNWFVLSCVTALTQAVKDTFLKRSLNAMDAATGMLGYCLAASVCLWLAVAAGPPVSLRGGYWPLLLLGGVLGGVTYWLYGLALKAGDLSLTLPMLAFTPLFLLVTSPLTVGEFPEPGGLCGIALVVGGAYVLNLRERRYGLLGPIRALVTNAGSRLMLAVAVIWSIGANIDKLGLAESSPLFWGASVYTATALALAVGLVRKRPALPPRVVRVTWPLAVAGLLEAVGIVCQMYALPLTQVSYVIAVKRLSIVFGVLLGAAVFHEPDLRHRLPGALLMVVGVFFIAVFG